GGCGGTCGTGCTCTGCGTCGAGATCCTCGAGGCCTCGGGAGCTGTCGGCGAACCGGCGCGGATGCAGGCGACCAACGTCTTTCGCCGGGAGGACGGCGGCTGGCGGATGGTCCATCATCATGCGTCGGCGATGCCGGAGGCCGGCGAGCAGGAAGAAGAAACCATCAACTAGCGGGCGGGCGATACATCGAGCCATACGGGCGCGGGCCGTCCGTGCCGCCCTCGCCGTACGTTCGCCAGTACGACTCGGGACGCCGCGGCCGACCCGCATCCCGTCTGGCTCGCGTCTCGCCGCACCTCATCGACGTCGCAACTGACAAACGCTCGACGAAGTGAGAGGAGCTCCGGACCCCGACTGAGCTTCAGTCGCGTGCCCCGAGGAACTCCGTTTCCAGCGAGACGCCCGCAGAAATTCGGCGCAGCCGCTCGGAGAGCTCGTCCGCGGCCCGTTCGAGGATCGTTCTGGGATAGGGCGCGAGTCGGTCGATGACGAAGTAGGCGTTCTTCGTCTCGGGGACGAGGCGCGTGCGCCGGCATTGCCGCCAGTTCCAGCGGCGGCACGTCACTCCGGCCGAATCCTTCCAGACGATCTCGCCCCGATCGGGATGTTCCGGCGTCCCGTCGCCCGAGAGGAGATCGAACGGCTCGGAGCCGTCCGCGAAGGCGAGCGTCAGGTCGCTCTCGAGCCGGTCGAGATCTTCCCCGCCGGCCGGCAGGACGTGCCGGAGGCTCACGGCGTTGTAGGCGTCGACGACGCGGTTGATCGGAGGAATTTCCTCGCCTTTCAGGACGCGCTTGACGAGCGCCTCGGCGGAGCAGAGGAACTTCGACGGCTTCGCGCCGAACGCCGAGAACGCCGATCGCCAGGCCGCCAGGTGCGGGTGCGCCGAAGCCGGCTCGACGACGGAGGCCCGGACGCGGGCCTCCGCGTCGCGCAGCCAGGAGGAGCTCTCGGCGCCGCTGTCGCCGTTGTCGAGGCCGTGGGCGTAGACGACGGCCGCGGTGTATCCGGAGAACCTCTCGAGAACGGCCGGTTCGATCCGCAGGCGCGGCATCAGGCGCGAATCAGACGACGCCGAATTTCTTCCCGACCTTCCGGAAGGCTTCGACGGCGAAGTCGAGGTCTTTCGTCGAGTGGGCGGCGGAGATCTGGCAGCGCAGGCGCGCGTGTCCGTGCGGAACGACGGGGAAGCCGAATCCGGAGACGTAGACCCCCTCGTCGAAGAGCGCGGCGGACATCGCGAGCGCCTTCGCCGTGTCGCCGACGATCACCGGCACGATCGGATGCGGCCCGTCCGGGATCGTGAAGCCGGCATTCTTGATCTCGTTCCGGAAATGGAGCGCGTTCGCCCGGAGCTTCTCGACGGGCGAGGGGTCCTCCATCAGCATCCGGAAGGCCTCGAGCGATCCGCCGACGACGGCGGGAGGGAGCGAGTTCGAAAAGAGGGACGTCCGCGAGCGCTGCCGCAGCAGCTCGACGAGCGCCTTCGGCCCCGTGACGAACCCGCCGGCGGCCGACCCCATCGCCTTGCCGAGGGTTCCGGTCGTGATCGGGATCTTTCCGTGGATTCCCTCTTCCTCCGCGGTGCCGCGGCCCGTCTTTCCGAGGACGCCGGTGGCGTGCGAGTCGTCGACGGCGAGGACGGCGCCGTGCTCTTCGGAGATCGAGAGGAGAGCGGGAAGGTCGGCGAGCTCTCCCTCCATCGAGAACACGCCGTCGGTGATCATCATCTTGTAGCGGGAGGTGGTGTCCTCCTCGAGCATCTTCTCGTAGGCGTCGTAGTCGGAATGCGGAACCTTGTACCGCTTCGCCTTGCACAGCCGAACGCCGTCGATGATCGACGCGTGGTTGAGCTCGTCGGAATAGAGCCCGTCCGCTTCCTCGAGGACGGCCGGGAAGAGCCCTTCGTTGGCGTTCCAGCACGACATGTAGAGGATCGTCGCTTCCGTCTCGAAGAATTCCGAGATCGTCTCCTCGAGCTCGAGGTGGATCCGCTCGGTGCCGCAGATGAAGCGCACCGAGCCGAGTCCGGCTCCCCACCGGTCGATCGCCTTCTTCTGCGCCTCGCGGATCCGCGGATGGTTCGCGAAGCCGAGATAGTTGTTCGAGGTGAGCATCAGGACGTCCTTGCCGTCGACCTTCACGTGCGCGTCCTGCGGAGATTCGAGCACGCGCTCGGTCTTCAGCGTCTTCGCCTCTTTCAGCTTGTCGAGCTCGGACTGGAGATGTTCGAAGAAGTCAGGCATGGGAACCTCCGTTGGATCTGGAGATTGCTTCGCTCCGCTCGCAATGACCGCGAGGAGGTTCGGCTACGCATCGAGGCTCTCGGGCGCGGTGAGGCGCGAGCCCGACGGGATGCGGGCGCCCGAGCCCGCGGCCGCGGCGTACCGAGGCGTACGTCAAGGCCGCGGGTCGGGGCGCACGCGCCCGTCCGGCTCGATGCATCGCCGCGCCCATCCTCATCAGGGACGGCCGTTGGGGTAGAAAACCACTTTCATCGCCTTCCGGTCGGCCAGCAACGCCTGCGCCTCGTGGAACCGCTCCAGTCCCTCGAACTCGTGCGAAACGAAGTCGTCGACCTTGAGGCCGGCCTTGAGGAGATCGAGCATCTTCACCCACGTCGCGAACATCTGCCGCCCGATGATCGCCTTCATCGTGACGCCCTTGTAGATCAGGTCGCGCGAATAGTGATGGAGCGTCACGGCGTTGCCCCGGGGCAGACCCAGGAGCGACATCCACCCTCCCGGATAGATCGCCTCGAGCCCGAGGTTGATCGACGGCTCGGCTCCGGAGAGCTCGAGCACGACGTCGGCGCCGCCTCCCAGCGCTTCGCGAAGAGCCGCCGCGGGTTCTTCCATTCCGCGGAGGTTCAGCGCACGGACGTTCCGCGCTCCGCGCGTCTGCTTCCACCGGTTCGCCTCGGCGATCGCGTGCTCGTTGACGTCCGTGATCCCGATCGCGGACGCGCCCGAAACCCGGGCGATCTCGGCACAGAAGGCGCCGATCGGTCCGAATCCGAGGATCGCGACGGACTTCCCGGAAAGGTCGACGACCTGCGTCGTGTGCACGGCGTTGCCGAGCGCGTCGAGGAATGCCCCCACCTTGGGCGGAACGATCGCCCGGTCGAGCGGCACGACGTTTTCGGACGGCACCCGGACGTACTGGGCGAAGCATCCGTCGCCGTCGAGGCCGAGGATCCGCGTGTTCTCGCAGACGTGCCTCTCCCCCTTGCGGCAGGGCCGGCAGTGGCCGCAGGTCACGTGCATCTCGGCCGAGGCGTAGGTTCCGAGCGAGAGCGAGGGCCGCTCCCCCTCGGGACCGAACGCGACGATCTCGCCGCAGAACTCGTGGCCGGTGATGCGCGGGGGACGGACGCGGTGCTGGATCGAGGGGTCCCAGTCGTAGATGTGCCGGTCGGTCCCGCACACCGCGGTCGCGATCACCTTGAGCAGCGTCTCGCCGGGGCCCGGCCGCGGCACCGGGACGTCCCGCACGGCGGTCGCTTCCGGGCCGGCGGCCGCCTCGGTCTTGACGACCGCCTTCATCGTATCGGGGAGCGTCAAGTCCGCTCCTCGCCGCGGGTCGCCGCGGCGATCTCAGTCGCCGGCTTCATCGTCCCGGACGAACGCCCCGGCGGCCGCTCTTTCGCCGACTTCGACCGGATGCACGTAGCGATCGACGACCGGGCGCGTCCCGCCCACCTTCAGCTGTTCGAAGAGGAACGCGAACTTGTCCTCGAGATCGGCCGCGATCGCGTTGCGCGTCCCGACCGGAAGGTTCCAGAGCGCCTCCTTGAACGGACCGAGCGCCTTCTTGCGCGACTTGTAGAGGAACTGCTCGGGCGAATCGGACGGCTTCCGTTCCGACGCCGCGTGGTCGGTCACCCAGCGGTTGATCGTCTCCCGCAGCACGCCGGGGAGCACGGGATGGTCGAGCACCATGTTCTGGAACCCCGTCGCGAGGTGGATCTCCGCGGTGTCGTACTCGGGAAACAGTCCGAAGTCGTCCTCGGGGAGGGTCGAGGCGCCGTGCTGGACGGCCCCCGCCATGGCGTATTCCTCCCGCGCGATCTTCGAGATCCGGCGGATCACGTCGAAATCGATCGACATCTTCTTCAGCGTCCCGTCGGCGGCGACCATCCCGCCGTGCGACGAGCCGGTCTGGATCGACACCTTCGCGAGCCCCTTCGCGTTCCCGATTCCCCGCCGGTAGCCCTCCATGTAGGCGCGGAACTCCTCCGGTGTCGAGTTCTCCTTTCCGACCTCGCCGATCTCGCCGCCGATCGAGATCTCGACCCCGCGGGGCTGGTGCTCGCGGATGAACCGGGTGAAATGCGCGCAGTTCTCGTAATTCGGTCTCTGCTGGGCATCCAGGTCCGGCCGCGAGAGATCCACCAGCGTCGACGTGTCGATGTCGATCTGGTAGAAGGACGCCGCGATCGCCTCGAGGATCAGGTCCTCGATCGCCTTGACCTCCCGGGCCGACTCGCTCTTCATCTTCTTCGCGTTGGTCTGGAAGTGGTCCCCCTGCAGGAAGACCGGGCCGGTCCACGCCTCGCGGACGGCCGCGGCGAGCACGACGGCGGCGTACTCGGCCGGCCGCTGGTCCGTGTATCCGATCTCGCTCCGCGCGATCTCGAAGATGAACGCGCCCGCGCCGAGCCGTTTCGCGGTGCGGAACACGGCGCGCGCCGTGTCGTAGGCGAGCGTGCGGATGTTGATGGCGGGAACGGTGAATCCCGAGACTTCGCCGCGCGACCGCGCCTCGTAGAGGGGGAGGATCGAGGCCGGGAGGATCCCGCGCGACGCCGCCTCGCGGCGGATCTCCCGGCGGGCCGCGGCCTTCTCCGCGTCCCCCCCGAAAACGGCCGTCCACACGAGCGTGTCGATCTCTTCGGCTCCGTAGCGCAGCCGGTCGCCGGGACTCTTCTCCCGGGAAACGTCGAGCGTGGTCATCCGAACCTCCGGGGATCGATTCTATCGGGGAACCCGCGGGGCCGACAGGTTCAACCGCTCGTCCTGCCGCCGCGGCTCTCCCGTGCGCCCGGCACGCCCGTCCCGGGTTCTGCTAGCCTACTTTCCGTGATCCGACTCTCCCGCAAGATCGAGTTCAACGCCTCGCGCAAGCTCTGGCGCGCCGACTGGAGCGACGAGAAGAACCGCGCCGTCTACGGCGAGGAGTCGCCGCACGGCTACGGGCACAACTACGTGCTCGAGATCGAAGTCGAGGGCGAGATCGACCCGGAGAAGGCGATGGTCGTGAACCTGACCGACCTCGACCGGATCCTGAAGGAAGAGGTCGACCGCCCGCTCGACCACCGGAACCTGAATCTCGACGTGCCCGAATTCGCCGCCACCGTTCCGACGTTCGAGAATCTCGCGCGGTGGATCTGGGACCGGATCGCGCGCCGGCTCGAACGGGAGAAGTGGCCCTGCCGGCTCTCGCGCTTGAGGCTCTCCCCCGCGCCCGACCTCGCGGTCGAAATCGAACGGTGAGGGTCCTCCGCGTCTCGCCGGCCGGACCCGGTTACGACGCGCGGCTCGAGGAGGCGCCGGTTCCGACTCCCGGCCGGGGAGAGGTCCTGGTGCGGGTCGCCGCTTCGGGAGTGAACCGGGCGGATCTCGCGCAGATCGCCGGGAAATATCCCCCGCCTGCCGGGGAATCCGAGGTCCTCGGGCTCGAGATCTCCGGGACGACCGCCGGAACGGGCGAGCGCGTCTGCGCGCTGCTCGCGGGGGGAGGTCACGCGGAATACGCGTCCGTCCCCGAAGGGCAGATCTTCCCGTCCCCCTCCTCGCTCGATCCGGTGCGCGCGGCGGCGATCCCGGAAGCCTTCCTGACGGCGTTCCTCAATCTCGTCGTCGAAGGCGGGCTCGCCGACGGCGGCCGCGCGCTCGTCCACGCGGGAGCTTCGGGCGTCGGTCTCGCCGCGATCCGGACGGCGAAGCTCCTGGGGGCGTCGGCGGCGGGGACGACCCGGACGGCCGCCAAGCTCGCCGCGATCGAGGGCGCCGGCGCAGACCTCGCCATCGACGCGCGCCGGGAAGACTTCGCCGAAATCATCGAGAGCGCGTGGGGAAAGAACGCGGTCGACGTCGTCCTCGATCCCGTCGGCGCCGCGACGCTCGCGGGCGACCTGCGCGTGATCTCGACGGGCGGGCGCGTCGTTTTCCTCGCGACGATGTCGGGAGGGTCGGCCGAGCTCGACATCGGGCGGTTGATGGGAAAGCGGGCGCGCCTCATCGGCTCGACGCTCCGCTCGCGATCCCGCGCCGAGAAGGCGCGGATCGTCGCGCGTTTCCGGGAGGAGATCCTCCCCGCGTTCGACGCCGGGAAACTCTCGGTCGACCTCGACTCCGTCTATCCGCCGGAGCGCGCGGCCGAGGCCTTCGCGCGGATGCGCCGGAACGAGAACGCCGGGAAGATCGTGATCGACTGGATGCGTTGATCTCGTCGGAAATGCTTCTACCGGAACCCTCGGTCGTCGCTTCGCGCCTCGGAATGACAATGCAACGGAGTTTCGCCGCGTCCACCAGGAGGGCGATTTCGGAAATACGGGATTTCAACTGCCGACAACCCGAAGGCGCGGCCAGACGCGAGCCAGACGGGATGCGGGAAATCCGGCCCGCGGCGAAGGCGTACCGGGCGTACGCCGCGGCCGCGGTCGGGTTTCACGCGCCCGTATCGCTCGATGGATGGTCCGCGCTTGATTTCCTAGGCTCTCCGGTAGTCGGGCCGCCAGTTCTTCACCCGCTTCTTGATCTCCGCGCGCGACAGCTTCTCGGAGCAGGCGGCGGCGGCGAGCGCGCCGAGCTCTTCGTCGGGAGCGAATCGCAGGCCGATCAGCTGATCGTCCGTCAGCTCCGCCGCGGCCGCGCGCGCCTCGGGAGAAAGGAGTCGCTCGAGGCGCATGCGCTCCTCGAGAACGATCAGGCGGTCCTGGACGGCCAGCGGAAAGGTCCGCGCCCGCCACGCGAGCACGGCGATCGCCAGGGCGAACAGGAGCCAGACGAGGGACTGCGGCGTCGGGTGCCGCCAGAGGTGGACGATCGCCCAGATCGGATACACGAGGGCGAGGACCGGAGCCGCGAAACCGTGGTAAAGCGGATCGAAGCGGCGGTGCGACGCGTAGCTCTGCGGCCGGATTTTTTCCACGGGTCCCTCCTCTTCCTAACGCGGCGTGCCCCTTCGGGCGGGAACTCCTTCCCGTTCCTGACGCGAGATTCGCCGAGGCCTCGACGAGGCGCGTTCAGGCGCGAGCGACGCACCCACTGACCGGCGGACCCGGCGTACCCGGAGCGTACGCCGGAGGCGGCCGAGGACGCGCGGATTCGCTCGATGCATCGCCGCGCCCGCTACTCCGAGGTGGTGGGGTCGATCATCCGCCTCACCTGCGACACCCGGTTCGCGGGAAAGCCGCCCAGCTCCGCGTGCTTGCGGACCATCTCCTCGTTCGGCGCGATGTAGACGCAATAGATCTTGTCGTCGGTGACGAAGCTCTCGAGCCACTGGATCTGCGGCCCGAGATTCGAGAGCACGCCGCAGGACTTCTGGGCGATTCCGTGGAGCTCGGCGGAGGAGAGCTTCCCCGCGCCCGGGAGCTCCCGTTCGATCACGTATTTGGGCATCGCCGCAACCTCCTTGCTCGAACGCCGCCGACCGCGGAATCGCGATCGCCGCCCGGGGCCCGCGTATTATGCCGCCGATGGATCTCTTTCGCCCGCTCTACTGGGAAGCCGGCCGGCTCAAGCTCCTCGACCAGCGCCTGCTTCCGGGCCGGGAGGTCTGGCTCGACGTCGATACTCCGGAAGCCGCCGCGGAAGCGATCCGCTCGATGGCGGTTCGCGGCGCGCCCGCGATCGGGGCGGCGGCCGGGTTCGGAATCGCGCTGGCGTTCCGGGCCGGAGACGGCTCCCCGCGGGAGCGGCTGCAGCGCGCGGCCGAGCGGATTCGGGCCGCCCGGCCGACCGCGCGCGATCTCTTCGCCGCGATCGAGCGCATGGAGCGGGCGTTCGAACCCGTGGCGGGCCGGGGCGAGCGCGAAATCGCCGACGCGATGGCCGCCGAAGCGATCGCTCTCTCCGAGGAGGGCATCGAAGCCTGCCGGGCGATCGGGCGCCACGGCGCGAGCCTGCTCGCCGGCGGCACCACGGTGCTCACGCACTGCAATGCGGGGGCGCTCGCGACTTCGGGATACGGAACCGCGCTCGGCGTCATCCGCGGCGCGATCGAGTCGGGAAAGGCGATCCGCGTGCTCGCCGACGAAACGCGTCCGTTTCTCCAGGGCGCGCGCCTGACCGCGTGGGAGCTCCAGCGGGACGGGATCCCGGTCGAGATCATCACCGACAGCATGGCAGGCCACTTCCTGAAGAGCGGCGAGATCGCCGCCGTCGTCGTCGGCGCGGACCGGATCGCGGCCAACGGCGATGCCGCCAACAAGATCGGGACCTATTCGCTCGCCGTCCTCGCGAGGGAAAACGGCGTCCCGTTCTACGTCGCGGCTCCGACGACGACGATCGACCGGTCGCTTCGGGACGGCACGAAGATCCCGATCGAGAACCGGACCTCCGGGGAGGTGGTCCGGATCAACGGCGCGGCGATCGCTCCCGAAGGGGTGACCGCCCGCCACCCGGCGTTCGACGTCACCCCCGCCCGGTACATCACCGCGATCATCACGGAGAAGGGAGTGCACCGGGCCCCCTACGAGGAGTCGCTCCCCCGATAATTCCCGCGAAAGCGCCGCGCCGCGCTGCCCGCGCGGAGCGTGAAGGCGGGAACTTCCGCACCGGATTTCCGTTATCGAGATCGATGAAAAGATGGTTCTTCGGCCCGAACGGATTGCGGGCGGGATGGGGTTTCGGGGCGTTCGTGCTGCTGTTCACGGCGATCTCGACGGCGGCTCTCTTCGCCGCGAGGACGGTGTACCGGCCTCACCCGGGAATGAACCCCGTGGATTTCCTCGTCTCGGACGGCCTGAGCTTCCTCTCGGCGCTCGCGGCTGCCGCGCTGATGGCGAAGATCGAAAAGCGCCGCCTCGGCGACTACGGGCTGCCCCTCTCCCCGGGATATGCGGCTCGCTTCGGAGCCGGTCTGCTGTGGGGATTCCTTCCGGTCGCGGCCACGATGGCGGTGATCGCGCTCCTCGGAGGCGTCTCGCTCGCCGGATTCGCTCTGTCGGGCGGCGCGCTCGCCGCCTCGGCCGCGACGTGGGCCGTTTCGATGATCGTCCTCGGACTCTTCGAGGAATACCTTTTCCGGGGCTATCCCCTCTCGGCGCTCGGGCGCGGGATGGGGTTCTGGCCCGCCGCGATCCTCCTCTCGACCGTCTTCGGCGGCCTCCACTACTTCACGAAGGAGAGGGAGACCCCCCTCGACGCGTTCTCGGTCGCTCTCATCGGCCTCTTCCTCTGCTTCACGATCGCGCGCACCGGCGACCTCTGGCTCGCGGCGGGGTTCCACGCGGCGTTCGACTTCTTCGCCCTCGGCGTCGCCGGAGCGCCGAACACGGGAAACGGCGGCAAACCCGTGCCCGGTCACCTCCTCGCGACGACCTTCCACGGGCCCGCCTGGCTGACCGGGGGAGTCTGCGGGATGGAGGCGAGCGCGGTGATGGTCGCGGTGATGCTGATCCTGTTCCCCGTCTTCGCGCGCCTCGTCCGCCCCGACGCCGAGCGACGGGAGAGGGGAGCCGGAGCCGAGGTTCCCGCGTAGATCGCCTCCCCTTCCATTCCGGCGGGCGGCGAAGAGTCGCCGGCTCGACGATCCGGCTTCGCCTGCTACTATTTGAGCGATGAAGCTGCTCGATGATCTCGATCTGAAATCGAAGACCGTTTTCCTGCGCGTCGACTTCAACGTGCCGTTGAAGGACGGCGCGGTCGCCGACGACATGCGGATCGTCCAGACGCTCCCGACGATCCGGCGCGCGCTCGAAAAGGGAGCGCGGCTCGTCATCGCGAGCCACCTCGGGAAGCCGAAGGGAAAGCGCGACGACGCGCTCTCGCTGCGGCCCGTTTCCCTCGTGCTCGCCGAAAAGCTCGGACGGCCGGTTCCGTTCGCCTCCGACTGCGTCGGCGACGAAGTTCGTGCCGAGATCGGCCGCCTGAAGGACGGCGACCTGCTCCTCCTCGAGAACCTCCGCTTCCACACCGGAGAGGAGAAGAACGACCCGGCGTTCGCCGCCGCGCTTGCCGCCGGGATCGACGTGTACGTCGACGACGCGTTCGGCGCGGCGCACCGCCCCCATGCGTCCATCGTCGGCGTGCCCGCGCGCGTCCGCCAGAGGGGGGCCGGGCTCCTGATGGACGCCGAGCTCCGGCATCTCTCGAAGATCCTCGATCCCGAACGGCCGTTCGCGGCGATCCTGGGGGGGGCGAAGATCTCGACGAAGATCGAGCCGCTCGAGGCGCTCGCGGAGATCGCCGATCTGCTCCTGGTGGGCGGCGGCATGGCCAACCACTTCGTCGCCGCGATCGGTCTGCCGGTCGGGAAGTCGCTCCTCGAAGAGGACCGGGTGGCGACCGCGCGCGAGATCCTGAACCTCTGCCGCGACGAAGGGAAGAACGTCGCCCTCCCTTCCGATTTCGTCGTCGCGAAGGACCCCTCCGACGGAGCGCACGCGCGCGTCGTGTCGATCCAGGGGATCCCGCCCGACCAGATGGCCCTCGACATCGGCCCGAAGACGATCGAGCAGTTCGGGCGGCTCCTCGCCGACGCGAAGACGATCTTCTGGAACGGCCCGATGGGGGTGTTCGAAAAGCCGCCGTTCGACAAGGGAACGATGGCCGTCGCGCGCATGCTCGCCGAATCGAAGGCGACGACGATCGTCGGCGGGGGCGAATCGGTGCAGGCGGTCCGCCGCGCCGGCGTGTACGACAAGATCACCCACGTCTCGACCGGAGGGGGGGCCTCGCTCGAGTTCCTCTCGGGGACGGAGCTCCCCGGCGTGACGGCGCTCGAATCGTGACCGCTTCCCGCTCACCGCGCGAAGACGCCGAACGGGGAAGCCGACTCGTCGTCGCGAACTGGAAGATGAACAAGACGCGGCCGGAGGCGATCGCGTGCCGCGAGGAGCTCGGGCGGATGCTCGCGGGGCGGAGCGCCGCCGTCGAAGTCGCGGTCGCGCCGCCTTTTCCGTTCCTCGCGGACCTCGCCGATCCGGCGGGACGATGGGCGCTCGCCGCCCAGAACTGCTCGTCGGAAGCCTCCGGCGCGTTCACCGGCGAAGTCTCGGCGGCGATGCTCGCCTCCTGCGGCTGCCGATACGTCATCGTCGGACACTCGGAGCGGCGCAAGCACTTCGGAGAAACGGAGACGACCCTGGCCCGGAAGCTCGCCCGAGCGCGCGAGGCGGGGCTCCTCCCGATCTTCTGCGTCGGCGAGACCCTCGCGCAGCGCGAAGAGGGCCTGACCGAGGAGGTTCTCCGGAGACAGGTCGAAGCGCTCGAGCGGGACCCGCGCGATCAGCCGCTCGTCGCGGCGTACGAGCCGGTCTGGGCGATCGGGACGGGGCGGAACGCCACGCCGGAGCAGGCGGAAGACACGATCGGGCGCCTCCGCGAACTGATCGGACACCGCGCCTCCCTTCGCGTCCTCTACGGAGGATCGGTCACGGCCGGGAACGCGTTCGAGCTCGCGGCACGGCCCGGAATCTCGGGCTTTCTCGTCGGCGGCGCCTCTCTCGACCCGGCCGGCTTCTCCGAAATCTGCCGCTTGACCGGTCCGACCGCGCCGGTCTAAGATCTGCGGCTCCCTCGCGGGAGGTTTTGGAGAGCTCGATGTTTACGTTCCTCGTCATCCTCTACATTTTCGTCTGCCTCTTCCTGATCCTGGTCGTCCTCGTCCAGCAGGGCCGCGGCGCGGATCTCGCCGGCGCGTTCGGCGGCGGCGGGTCCCAGCAGACGTTCGGTCCTCGCGGAGCGACGACGTTCCTGCACAAGCTGACGACCGGGTTCTTCATCGCGTTCATCGTGCTCGCCCTCGCTCTGGCGGTCGTCGAAAGCCGACCCCAGCGCTCGGTCATCCCGCAGGGGCCGAAGAATCCGAACGCCGCGAAGAAAGTTCCCGCGACGTTCCCGGCGCCCGTGCCGGCGCCGGCTCCCGCCTCGTCGACTTCGGCTCCGGCCGGCGGCTCGGCGACGACGGGCTCGGCTCCCGCGCCCGCGCCGAGCGCCCCGGCGACGACCAGGTAACCTTCGTGCCGTCGTGGTGGAATTGGTAGACACGTACGTTTGAGGGGCGTATGGGGCAACCCATGCCGGTTCGAGTCCGGCCGACGGCACCAAAACTTGCTTCGCAAGCGCTTCGCGGATCGCGGGCTTTGCCCGCGATAGTTTTGGTTAGCATCTGACCTGGGGGATGTTTCCCCCAAGCCCCCTCTCCGGATTTCGACGGCGTTTCGCGCGCTCCGGCGAGCGCGATCACCGCCCGTTCGTCGCTCCGAAAACGCTCATCGGCTCGAAAATGGGGATCGGCTCCCGGGTCCTTGGAAGTTGCGTGGCCGTTCTCTTCCTTTCCCTCTCTCCCGCGTCCGCACAGTCCCTTCCCGGCTCGGTCGAGATCGGCGGGGGGGGCGGCCGCTTCTACGGAGGATCGTTCGCGAAGGGAACGACGCGCGCGTTCTCGCAGAAGATCGAAGTCGACGACGACATCCTCAAGGGCTTCTGGCTGGGCGCGCAGTGGAACAGGCACTGGGGGGTCGAAGTCGCCGTCCGGCGGAGCACGGAAAACCTCATCATTCCCGATTCGGGAGTCTTTCCGAACGAGCCCTCCGTCGGCACGATCGACATCGCGACGATCGAGGCCCTCGCCCTCTACTCATTCCCCCACGGCAATTTCGCGCCGTACGTGGGGCTGGGCGGCGGGGTCACGAACCTCGACATCAACGTGCCGGACAAGAACGTGCGCGACGTGAACCGGTTCGGGGCGTCGCTCGCCGTCGGGGCGAAATTCCACGCGATGCGGTGGCTCGGCTTCCGCATCGATGCCCGTTTCCGCGCGACCTACCTGGGGACGAGGAGCGTCGAAGACGGCGGCTGGACGGACACGAACCGCTGGTTCCGGAACTCGGAACTGCTCGGCGGCGTTTTCTTCACGTTCCCGACGAAGTAACGAACGCGTCCTGCCATCGGCCGCGGACGGATGACGCCGCGCATCTCCGTGCCGGCTACCTTCCGATGTTCGGCCCGCTCCATGTCGAGTGGTTCAGGTCGTACCGCCATCCGATCTGCGTGTACGGCACCCGAACGAAATCGAAGAAGGCGTAGATGAGCTTCCGCCACCAGCCTTCTTCGCGGAATCCGGCCGCGCGAAGGATCTCCGGGATGTTCAACCCGATCTCGATGCCGACGTCGCGTTCGCGGAGCTCCGGCGGGAGCTCGCGATAGCCTCGGGTCGCGTAGGTGCCGGAGAGCATGAGGAACCGGAGCGGTCCGGCGCCGGCCGCGGTCCTTCGCAGGATTCCGGCGAGCTTCGCGTCGGCGGTGTAGATCT
This genomic interval from Thermoanaerobaculia bacterium contains the following:
- a CDS encoding nuclear transport factor 2 family protein: MLCVEILEASGAVGEPARMQATNVFRREDGGWRMVHHHASAMPEAGEQEEETIN
- a CDS encoding phenylalanine--tRNA ligase beta subunit-related protein, with the protein product MPRLRIEPAVLERFSGYTAAVVYAHGLDNGDSGAESSSWLRDAEARVRASVVEPASAHPHLAAWRSAFSAFGAKPSKFLCSAEALVKRVLKGEEIPPINRVVDAYNAVSLRHVLPAGGEDLDRLESDLTLAFADGSEPFDLLSGDGTPEHPDRGEIVWKDSAGVTCRRWNWRQCRRTRLVPETKNAYFVIDRLAPYPRTILERAADELSERLRRISAGVSLETEFLGARD
- a CDS encoding glycine C-acetyltransferase — protein: MPDFFEHLQSELDKLKEAKTLKTERVLESPQDAHVKVDGKDVLMLTSNNYLGFANHPRIREAQKKAIDRWGAGLGSVRFICGTERIHLELEETISEFFETEATILYMSCWNANEGLFPAVLEEADGLYSDELNHASIIDGVRLCKAKRYKVPHSDYDAYEKMLEEDTTSRYKMMITDGVFSMEGELADLPALLSISEEHGAVLAVDDSHATGVLGKTGRGTAEEEGIHGKIPITTGTLGKAMGSAAGGFVTGPKALVELLRQRSRTSLFSNSLPPAVVGGSLEAFRMLMEDPSPVEKLRANALHFRNEIKNAGFTIPDGPHPIVPVIVGDTAKALAMSAALFDEGVYVSGFGFPVVPHGHARLRCQISAAHSTKDLDFAVEAFRKVGKKFGVV
- a CDS encoding alcohol dehydrogenase catalytic domain-containing protein; its protein translation is MTLPDTMKAVVKTEAAAGPEATAVRDVPVPRPGPGETLLKVIATAVCGTDRHIYDWDPSIQHRVRPPRITGHEFCGEIVAFGPEGERPSLSLGTYASAEMHVTCGHCRPCRKGERHVCENTRILGLDGDGCFAQYVRVPSENVVPLDRAIVPPKVGAFLDALGNAVHTTQVVDLSGKSVAILGFGPIGAFCAEIARVSGASAIGITDVNEHAIAEANRWKQTRGARNVRALNLRGMEEPAAALREALGGGADVVLELSGAEPSINLGLEAIYPGGWMSLLGLPRGNAVTLHHYSRDLIYKGVTMKAIIGRQMFATWVKMLDLLKAGLKVDDFVSHEFEGLERFHEAQALLADRKAMKVVFYPNGRP
- a CDS encoding class II fructose-bisphosphate aldolase, with amino-acid sequence MTTLDVSREKSPGDRLRYGAEEIDTLVWTAVFGGDAEKAAARREIRREAASRGILPASILPLYEARSRGEVSGFTVPAINIRTLAYDTARAVFRTAKRLGAGAFIFEIARSEIGYTDQRPAEYAAVVLAAAVREAWTGPVFLQGDHFQTNAKKMKSESAREVKAIEDLILEAIAASFYQIDIDTSTLVDLSRPDLDAQQRPNYENCAHFTRFIREHQPRGVEISIGGEIGEVGKENSTPEEFRAYMEGYRRGIGNAKGLAKVSIQTGSSHGGMVAADGTLKKMSIDFDVIRRISKIAREEYAMAGAVQHGASTLPEDDFGLFPEYDTAEIHLATGFQNMVLDHPVLPGVLRETINRWVTDHAASERKPSDSPEQFLYKSRKKALGPFKEALWNLPVGTRNAIAADLEDKFAFLFEQLKVGGTRPVVDRYVHPVEVGERAAAGAFVRDDEAGD
- a CDS encoding 6-carboxytetrahydropterin synthase translates to MIRLSRKIEFNASRKLWRADWSDEKNRAVYGEESPHGYGHNYVLEIEVEGEIDPEKAMVVNLTDLDRILKEEVDRPLDHRNLNLDVPEFAATVPTFENLARWIWDRIARRLEREKWPCRLSRLRLSPAPDLAVEIER
- a CDS encoding NAD(P)H-quinone oxidoreductase, which codes for MRVLRVSPAGPGYDARLEEAPVPTPGRGEVLVRVAASGVNRADLAQIAGKYPPPAGESEVLGLEISGTTAGTGERVCALLAGGGHAEYASVPEGQIFPSPSSLDPVRAAAIPEAFLTAFLNLVVEGGLADGGRALVHAGASGVGLAAIRTAKLLGASAAGTTRTAAKLAAIEGAGADLAIDARREDFAEIIESAWGKNAVDVVLDPVGAATLAGDLRVISTGGRVVFLATMSGGSAELDIGRLMGKRARLIGSTLRSRSRAEKARIVARFREEILPAFDAGKLSVDLDSVYPPERAAEAFARMRRNENAGKIVIDWMR
- a CDS encoding DUF6526 family protein — its product is MEKIRPQSYASHRRFDPLYHGFAAPVLALVYPIWAIVHLWRHPTPQSLVWLLFALAIAVLAWRARTFPLAVQDRLIVLEERMRLERLLSPEARAAAAELTDDQLIGLRFAPDEELGALAAAACSEKLSRAEIKKRVKNWRPDYRRA